GACGTCGTCGCCGGCCCCGACGGAGCCGACGAGGCCGAAGCCATCGCGGCGTACAAGAAAGCCCTGGAGGACGGCCTCCTGAAGACGATGGCCAAGATGGGCATCTCCACCGTGGAGTCGTACCAGGGTGCACAGATCTTCGAGGCCGTCGGGCTCGACTCGTCGTTCATCGCGGAGTACTTCGAGGGGACCGAGATCCGAACCGAGGGGATCGGTCTCCCACAGATCGAGGAGGACCTGCTCACTCGGCACGCGGTCGGCTACGGTGCCGACCCCGACCTCGAACGTCAGGGCGAGTACGAGAACCGCTCGAACGGGCTCCACCACCGCTGGAACCCCCAGACCGTCGGGACGCTCCAGCAGGCCGTCCGCTCCGGGAGCTACGAAAAGTACGGTGACTTCGCCGAGCTGGTGAACGACCAGACGAAGGAGCTGCAGACGCTCCGGGGGCTCTTGGAGTTCGACTCCGACCGCGACCCCGTCCCGATCGAGGAAGTCGAGGAGATCGAGGAGATCGTCACCCGGTTTTCGACGGCGGCGATGTCGCTCGGGAGCCTCTCGCCCGAGGCACACGAGAACAACTCCATCGCGATGAACCGCCTCGGCGGGAAGTCCAACACCGGTGAGGGCGGCGAACCCCCTGAGAGATTTGGCACCGAGAAGGAGTGTAACGTCAAGCAGGTCGCCTCGGGCCGCTTCGGCGTCACCTCCGATTACCTCACCCACGCCGACGAGATCCAGATCAAGATGGCACAGGGGTCGAAGCCGGGCGAAGGTGGCCACCTCCCCGGCAAGAAGGTCAACGAGATGATCGCTCACGTCCGCTACTCCACGCCCGGGGTCGGGCTCATCTCGCCGCCGCCGCTGCACGACATCTACTCCATCGAGGACCTCAAGCAGCTCATCCACGACCTCAAGATCGCCAATCCTGAGGCAGATATCAACGTCAAGCTCGTCTCCGAGGCGGGCATCGGCACCATCGCCGCCGGCGTCGCCAAGGCCAACGCGGACGTGGTCCACATCTCGGGTGACTCCGGCGGCACCGGCGCCTCCCCCAAGACGTCGATCAAGAACGCCGGCCTCCCGTGGGAACTCGGTCTCGCGGAGGCGAACCAGATGCTCCGAGCGACGAACCTCCGCTCGCGCATCAAGGTCACGACCGACGGCGGGATGATGACCGGCCGCGACATCGCCGTCGCCGCCCTCTTGGGCGCCGAGGAGTATATCTTCGGGACGGCGTCGCTCGTCACGAGCGGCTGCGTGATGGCGCGGCAGTGTCACGAGAACACCTGTCCCGTCGGCGTCGCGACGCAGAACGAGAAGCTCAGGGAACGGTTCCCCGGCAAGCCCCAGCACGTCATCAACTACATGACGTTCATGGCCCAGGAGCTCCGGGAGATCATGGCCGAACTCGGCTTCCGGACGATCGACGAGATGGTCGGCCGCCCCTCCCTGTTGAAACAGCGCGAGACCGACCACCCGAAGGCAAAGCATCTGGATCTCTCGGCGATCATCGCCGAACCCGCTCCCGGTCCACGGTACAAGACCGAACAACAGCGCCACGCGGACGTCGCCACGCAGTTGGATCACGACCTCATCGAGGAGGCACAGCCCGCACTCGATGAGGGGCGACGGGTCCGCATCCAGTCGGAGATCTCGAACGTCGACCGCGCGGTCGGGGCGATGCTCTCGAACCGCATCTCGAAGGCGTACGGCGGGGCGGGCCTGCCGGACGACACGATCAGCGTCGATTTCGACGGCATCGCCGGGCAGTCGTTCGGCGCGTTCCTCGCCAACGGCGTGACGATGCGCATCGAGGGTGCGTGCAACGACTACGTCGGCAAGGGCCTGTCCGGTGGAAAAGTCATCGTCCGCACGCCCGAGGACGCGGCGTACGCCGCCGACGAGAACGTCCTCATCGGTAACGTCGCGCTGTACGGCGCGACCCAGGGTGAGGCATACATCAACGGCGTCGCCGGCGAGCGCTTCGCCGTCCGCAACTCGGGCGTGAAGGCCGTCGTCGAGGGCGTCGGAGACCACGGCTGTGAGTACATGACCGGCGGGGTCGTCGCGGTGCTCGGCGAGACCGGGAAGAACTTCGCGGCCGGGATGTCCGGCGGGGTCGCGTACGTCTACGACCCCGACGGCGAGTTCGAGCGCTTGGCCAACACCGGGATGGTGACGCTCGACGAGACGCTGGAGGAGTCCGACGAGGCGATGCTCCGCCGCCTCGTCGAGAACCACGCCAAGTACACCGACTCCGACCGGGCGGCGTGGATGCTCGACGACTGGGGACGAGTACGAGAACAGTTCGTGAAGGTGATGCCCGACGCCTACGCCGAGGTCATCGCCGAGCGCGCCCGCGACGACGTGCGCAACGACCTCCCCGACGAGGCCAGCGCCACTGCCGTCGACTCCGACGTCGAGGGCGTCGCGACGACCGGCGACGACTGAGGTTCGAGGGGCGGAGGTCGACGGTCGAACGCGAGGCGAGTTTTTCCTCTGGTGCTCTCCGATCGGTGGTGTCCGGTCACGACGTACGATTCTGCCGAACTCGGTTCCGTAGGCGGATGAGCCGACGGAACGGGCGCGATCGTCGAAGCGGCGAGCTGCCACGTCACCGAAGCACCTGCGGCGTCGAGCCGTTCGGTCGTTCGCCTCCGCGCCCTCGAACACCTCCCCGACCGATTCGCCCCGAACGTTCATATCCGATCGCGAGGCCACCACACGTCGTGCCCCCGAGCGGGACCACGGAGTGTCAGCGGTCGCGTGGTGCGTCCGCTCCGTGTGCGGCGTGAGAGACGCACCGCCAGTCCGCCACCCACGGCCGGCTCCGCACGGGTGGCACGCTTTAGCGTCGACGGTCCGAACCGTCGGTATGGACACCGCACTCGTCATCGGCGGGACACGCTTCGTCGGCCGGCACCTCGTCGATCACCTCCTGGATCAGGGCTACGACGTCACGCTGTTCAACCGTGGGAACCACGGCAACCCCTTCGCCGATCATGACCGTGTCGATCACGTCGCCGGCGACCGCACGGTGAAGACGGATCTGCAGGCCGCGGCGATGACGACGGCGTACGAGGCGGTCTTCGACGTGGTCGCGTACCATCCGGGCGATGTCGAGACCGCTGTCGAGGTGTTCGCCGACGCCGACGCGTACGTCTACGTCTCCAGCGGGGCGGCGTACGGGGCCGAGGAGATCCCGAAGCGGGAGGGAGAGACCTCGCTGAAGCCGTGCACGCCGAAACAGGCGACCGACGACTCTCGGACGACGTACGGCGCGCGGAAGGCGGCGGGCGACCGTGTCGTGTTCGAGGCGGCCGAGGAGGGCGTTCGTGCGATGTCGGTCCGGCCCTGTGTCGTCTACGGGCCACACGACTACACCGAGCGGACGGACTACTGGCTCGCACGCGTGCGCGAGAACGACCGCGTGCTCGTCCCGGGCGACGGGACGAACGTCTGGCACCGCGTCTACGCGCCGGACGTGGCGCGGGCGATGCGGCTCGTCGCCGAGCGAGGGGAGGCGGGAGAGGCCTACAACGTCGGGGACCGCCGGCTCACCACGCTCGCGGAGTACGTCGAACTCGTCGCGGACGCGATGGGGCAGGAGGTCGAGGTCGTCACCGCCGGCGGACGGGCGCTGGCGGCCGGCGACCTCTCATCGAACGACTTCCCGCTGTACCGGCCGTACCCACACGTCATGTCGACGGCGAGGCTCGCGGCGCTGGGCTGGGAGTCGACACCGTTGGCGACGGCGATGCGCGCGACGGCGGCCGACCACCGCGAGAGCGACCGCGACGGGAGCGGCCTCGGCCCTGCCCGGATGGCCGAGGAACGCGTTCTTGGGGTGCTGGATACGATGTGACGCTTACCCGCCGAACCCCTCGTGGTCCATGTTCGGCACCTCGTCTTCGAGCCACTCCTGGAACCACTTCACGCGGGTGAGCCGTTGGTGGACGAGGCTCTCGGCGGTGTCCGACTCGACCCGTCGGGAGGCGTCCTGTCCGCGCTCGAGGACCCGCTGAACCATCTCGGCGGCGTCCATGTGCGTCCGTGCCTCGTAACCCATCCGCAGGATCATCAGCGCCGTCCCGTTGGCACCGACCTTGTCGATGATATCCGCTTCGATGAGACACCGGGTTTCGAGCGAGACGTCGGCGAGCGGCCCCTGGTAGGAGTGCTCCGCGATCACCTGACACACCTGCTCGACGAACGACTGCGCGAACTCCCCGTGCGTCGAGAGGTACTCGCGTGCGACGCGTGCGCCTTCCTCCGCGTGGACTTCCTGGTCGGCTTCGAGTTTCGCGATGTCGTGGAACAGCGCCGCGACTTTGACCACGTCGACGTCGGCACTCTCGCGCGTGGCGATCTCCGCCGCGAGGTCGACGACGTTGAGAATGTGGTTGTAGCGGTACTCCGCGCTGTGCCACGGATACCAACGCATTCGCCCGCCGTTGTCCTCGTTCTCGACGCTCGCGTCGAGGTAGTCGTAGACGAACGCCTCCATCTCCTCGAAGGCACTGTCCGGAACGGGCGACTCCTTGATTTCAACGCCCACGGCAACACCTCCCGAGTTCGAATCGTATCTGATAGTTCATTACACGGCAAAACGGTTTTTCCGGTCTTAGGCGTTACGACGACACCGGCACACACCACGGCCGT
This Salinigranum marinum DNA region includes the following protein-coding sequences:
- the gltB gene encoding glutamate synthase large subunit translates to MTKPQRDTHAASAGLADPADERSNCGVGAVIDLDGGSSHDVVSDGLDLLKNLEHRGTTGAEENTGDGAGILIQRPDEFFAAVVDTDLPETYAVGSIFMPQNGDDRRALESVVESTLADHGVDVLTWRDVPTENADLGRTALESEPDVRQLFVAPANGMSTEEFDRALYVGRRDLEKAAESTELPGAERFYVCSLDRKTVVYKGLLKSEQLPAYYPDLTDERMKTTLTLVHARFSTNTLGAWHLAHPYRNIIHNGEFNTIQGNINWMRARETDLAHPDFGAELETLMPIINDPNQSDTASVDNAIELLLNTGRELPHVLRMLIPEAFEGDEEMAPERKDWYDFHASLIEPWDGPALVAATDGDRVAAVLDRNGLRPCRYDITEDNTLVMASEVGALDTEPADIRERGRLKPGQLFMADPEDGRVIPDAEVFDQLTDEKYGEWVRDHQLNLSEISDGDLLPRERTEQLRAQQAAFGYTHDQLNHLIKPMAQSGKDPVGSMGDDTPLSVLSEFNRPLFTYFKQLFAQVTNPPLDYIREELVTSLESRLGFQRNLLDETPEHAQQLVLDSPVLTDSQAAAIKALDGDVSTAVVDITYETEKTLESAVERVREDVKRVIDDGATIVVLSDRDIGPERVAIPSLLATGAVHHSLVRNGLRNHAGLVLESGDPREVHHLATLVGYGADAVNPYLAYQTICDVVAGPDGADEAEAIAAYKKALEDGLLKTMAKMGISTVESYQGAQIFEAVGLDSSFIAEYFEGTEIRTEGIGLPQIEEDLLTRHAVGYGADPDLERQGEYENRSNGLHHRWNPQTVGTLQQAVRSGSYEKYGDFAELVNDQTKELQTLRGLLEFDSDRDPVPIEEVEEIEEIVTRFSTAAMSLGSLSPEAHENNSIAMNRLGGKSNTGEGGEPPERFGTEKECNVKQVASGRFGVTSDYLTHADEIQIKMAQGSKPGEGGHLPGKKVNEMIAHVRYSTPGVGLISPPPLHDIYSIEDLKQLIHDLKIANPEADINVKLVSEAGIGTIAAGVAKANADVVHISGDSGGTGASPKTSIKNAGLPWELGLAEANQMLRATNLRSRIKVTTDGGMMTGRDIAVAALLGAEEYIFGTASLVTSGCVMARQCHENTCPVGVATQNEKLRERFPGKPQHVINYMTFMAQELREIMAELGFRTIDEMVGRPSLLKQRETDHPKAKHLDLSAIIAEPAPGPRYKTEQQRHADVATQLDHDLIEEAQPALDEGRRVRIQSEISNVDRAVGAMLSNRISKAYGGAGLPDDTISVDFDGIAGQSFGAFLANGVTMRIEGACNDYVGKGLSGGKVIVRTPEDAAYAADENVLIGNVALYGATQGEAYINGVAGERFAVRNSGVKAVVEGVGDHGCEYMTGGVVAVLGETGKNFAAGMSGGVAYVYDPDGEFERLANTGMVTLDETLEESDEAMLRRLVENHAKYTDSDRAAWMLDDWGRVREQFVKVMPDAYAEVIAERARDDVRNDLPDEASATAVDSDVEGVATTGDD
- a CDS encoding NAD-dependent epimerase/dehydratase family protein; its protein translation is MDTALVIGGTRFVGRHLVDHLLDQGYDVTLFNRGNHGNPFADHDRVDHVAGDRTVKTDLQAAAMTTAYEAVFDVVAYHPGDVETAVEVFADADAYVYVSSGAAYGAEEIPKREGETSLKPCTPKQATDDSRTTYGARKAAGDRVVFEAAEEGVRAMSVRPCVVYGPHDYTERTDYWLARVRENDRVLVPGDGTNVWHRVYAPDVARAMRLVAERGEAGEAYNVGDRRLTTLAEYVELVADAMGQEVEVVTAGGRALAAGDLSSNDFPLYRPYPHVMSTARLAALGWESTPLATAMRATAADHRESDRDGSGLGPARMAEERVLGVLDTM
- a CDS encoding HD domain-containing protein, which gives rise to MGVEIKESPVPDSAFEEMEAFVYDYLDASVENEDNGGRMRWYPWHSAEYRYNHILNVVDLAAEIATRESADVDVVKVAALFHDIAKLEADQEVHAEEGARVAREYLSTHGEFAQSFVEQVCQVIAEHSYQGPLADVSLETRCLIEADIIDKVGANGTALMILRMGYEARTHMDAAEMVQRVLERGQDASRRVESDTAESLVHQRLTRVKWFQEWLEDEVPNMDHEGFGG